Proteins from one Listeria innocua genomic window:
- a CDS encoding diguanylate cyclase domain-containing protein has product MKKITNNLFADIGFLFFILLCFITIGFMINTPDEYLRNIILLNITFLLVIITYFTNLTLGLILNVLYIFIYATYIIYEIVANQMAYGIGSYYWLIITPLFTVASAMFTRNTSRLQEENTKIKQQNLYLGTIDQETLLKNIVSFQNDERIFSSISRRYDLPLSLMVIKVRHWRELKRFQSEDEMRLALQDISAVLETCIRTSDVLYLLDKDDATWGLLLLTDEPGGKLVADRIKSRIAEANTEEFAAKYRVKLELRIGTSQFDSEKVKTPLDFIDLATKELEYDV; this is encoded by the coding sequence ATGAAAAAAATAACGAATAACTTATTTGCAGATATTGGCTTTTTATTTTTCATCTTGCTTTGTTTCATCACGATTGGCTTTATGATTAATACGCCAGATGAATATTTGCGAAACATTATTTTATTAAATATCACTTTTTTACTTGTGATTATCACCTATTTTACAAATTTAACGCTTGGTTTGATTTTAAATGTCCTCTATATTTTCATTTATGCGACTTACATTATTTATGAAATTGTTGCAAATCAAATGGCATATGGAATCGGCAGCTACTACTGGCTTATTATTACGCCACTTTTTACGGTAGCGAGTGCGATGTTTACAAGAAATACCTCCAGACTACAAGAAGAAAATACGAAAATCAAACAGCAAAACTTATATTTAGGAACCATCGATCAAGAAACTTTACTTAAAAATATCGTTTCTTTCCAAAATGACGAGCGCATTTTTTCCAGCATTTCGCGTCGTTATGATTTACCATTATCACTGATGGTTATCAAAGTTCGTCACTGGCGCGAGTTGAAACGATTCCAAAGCGAAGATGAAATGCGCCTGGCACTGCAAGATATTTCGGCAGTTTTAGAGACTTGTATCCGTACGAGTGATGTTCTTTATTTGCTAGATAAGGACGATGCGACTTGGGGGCTCTTGCTTTTAACAGATGAGCCAGGCGGGAAATTAGTTGCTGACCGAATTAAAAGTCGCATAGCTGAGGCCAACACCGAAGAATTTGCCGCGAAGTACCGAGTGAAACTAGAACTTCGAATTGGAACAAGCCAATTTGACAGCGAAAAAG